ACGCCGTTCACTTTTGGACTGGCACCAAGGTTTAGGACTTTTGACCTGGGGATTTTGGCTCGCTACGAACTTAGTCGGAGAACAAGCTCTCTCAAATCTCAAAAGAGAATATGAGCCTTATGCGAATTATTTGCTGATCTCGGATCCTCAAAAAAATCTACTTTTATATACTGCACTCATGAAGTCCTCTCCTTGGGATTCTGAATCTTCCGGGAGTATGCATTCTGCTTTGGCCGGGACCACTTTTACATTATATGCGCTGACGGCGGGACTTGCATTCTTCTCCCCTTCCAAAACTTTAGAAAGGGAACCCGGCCTAAGCACAATATTCACTCATAAAGCAATGATTTGGATCCATTTACCCGCAATGCTTGCACTTCCATTTATTGGAGAAAGAATCTCGAAGGAAGGTCCAAGCGCTGCAAATGAGATGAGAGCGGTTGGTTGGGCCGGCTTTGGAGCGTTCAGTGTTTCTATCGCTGTTTTTTATTTTTAGGAGTGTTCCCATGTCTTTTATTGTACGTTTTTTGATTTTGTTTATATTAAGTTTTTCTTCCGCTTTTGGGGAAGAATTGAAGCTGCAAGAATCTCAGATCAATTTTATAGCAATCCATCCTTTTAAAACAGTTTATGGAAAATGTTCCGGGACCGCTGTAAGTCCTACCAGTTTGACACAAGGACCCGGAGGTTTACAAATCCCTAAACTTATAAAAATTGAAATCCCACTTTCGGAGATCAAATCCGGAGACGAGAACAGAGACGAACATATCATAGAATCTTTAGGATATCCTACGATTACCAATATCAGTTTTACGAGCACATCCATTACCGCAAAAGATAATGAATGGACGGTCACTGGAAATTTGACTGTTAAAGGAAAAACCAAAACGATTAGGTCTGTGGCAACGATTCAAAAAGAAGGACAAGAAACCATTCTCTCTGGCAAATTCCAGGTTTTAATGAGCGATTTTGATGTAGAAAGGCCTAGTCTATTATTTGCAACTGCAAAGGACGAGGTTAGTATAGAATATAAGTTTATAGTCCGGCCTTAAAAATATGAGTTAACTTAAAATGGTAGAATCCGGGCTTCAGGAGCAAAGCGACTATAGTCCGGCCTTAAAAATATGAATTAACTTAAAATGGTAGAATCCGGGCTTCAGGAGCGAAGCGACTATTCTAAAACCTTAATTATCTTTTTCCGAGAAGTTCTCGGATCCCATCTTCTAATCCATCTACGCTCAGGAAAAACATGGGGAATATTTTTTTGAGCTCATAAATGGTAGGTGCATCCCAATACCTTTTTGGTTCCGGATTCATCCAGATCGTATCACTAAAATGGGATTTGACCTTTTTAAAACTATCTAATCCTGATTCAGGATGTTCAGGAAGTCTAGACTCTTGTCTAAATCTGGAATGATAAAATCCATAAGCGGGATCCAAAAGTTCGTAAGGAGCCATGTATGCGTCTCCCACTATGATCAGTTTGGTATCATCCTTATGTTTTTTAAAAAGATTTTTTAAAGGGATAGGATATCTGAGATCTCCCTTAGGATAAACGGAATCATAAATTGAATTGTGAAAGTAATAATGCCCGAATTCTTTAAAATGGTTCATCTGGTGAGCTGCCGAAAAAAGTTTACTCACTCTTTCCGCATATGGAGTCATACTCCCGCCGGTATCCATTAAAAGTAATACTTTGATCCCGTTCTTTCTAGTACGATCAAATACAAGTTCCGGATCTCCTGCATTTCTACAGGTGGCATCCACGGTTTTAGGAAGATGGAATTCAGGGATTCCTTCTTTCCTTAAATTCCTGAGTTTTTTAAGTGCTATTTTAATCTGCCGAACATCCAATTGTTCGTCTGTTCGATAGTCCTTGTATTTTCTTTCCATGGCTTGGAAAATCGCAGACTTCCCGCCACCTTCCCCACCGATCCGAACCCCGCCTGGATTTACTCCTGAATGACCGAAAGGA
This genomic window from Leptospira neocaledonica contains:
- a CDS encoding YceI family protein, with the protein product MSFIVRFLILFILSFSSAFGEELKLQESQINFIAIHPFKTVYGKCSGTAVSPTSLTQGPGGLQIPKLIKIEIPLSEIKSGDENRDEHIIESLGYPTITNISFTSTSITAKDNEWTVTGNLTVKGKTKTIRSVATIQKEGQETILSGKFQVLMSDFDVERPSLLFATAKDEVSIEYKFIVRP
- a CDS encoding VWA containing CoxE family protein, giving the protein MFFPFFYRLKSSGVPISTVELLDFLKATETLTRGKTFLSVNEFYRVSRLCLVKDVKYYDAFDLVFTELFGERGVLRESFRKEMMDWLSNIFENPNKLPPGMIPPEELWKEFLDRLQNQKGEHHGGNKWIGTGGSSPFGHSGVNPGGVRIGGEGGGKSAIFQAMERKYKDYRTDEQLDVRQIKIALKKLRNLRKEGIPEFHLPKTVDATCRNAGDPELVFDRTRKNGIKVLLLMDTGGSMTPYAERVSKLFSAAHQMNHFKEFGHYYFHNSIYDSVYPKGDLRYPIPLKNLFKKHKDDTKLIIVGDAYMAPYELLDPAYGFYHSRFRQESRLPEHPESGLDSFKKVKSHFSDTIWMNPEPKRYWDAPTIYELKKIFPMFFLSVDGLEDGIRELLGKR